In Xyrauchen texanus isolate HMW12.3.18 chromosome 32, RBS_HiC_50CHRs, whole genome shotgun sequence, the following proteins share a genomic window:
- the bhlhe40 gene encoding class E basic helix-loop-helix protein 40 gives MERITSAQPPPCMAKHASLDIADMQGMDFPMYVYKPRRGMKRSEDSKDTYKLPHRLIEKKRRDRINECIAQLKDLLPEHLKLTTLGHLEKAVVLELTLKHVKALNNLLEQQQQKIISLQNGMQIGEQGHGHSENSEEMFRSGFHLCAKEVLQFLTNQENMQDFSPAHIINHLQKVASDLIQSPPSPRLEEPTSKVQETWEKPAGPLPKAAEGHAKNCVPVIQRTYPHSSEQSGSDTDTDSGYGGELEKRDPKAQRAIYYGKDSGDLKYGGSIKEELDEPQAKRQRSDSSEDESLSGHEVVGGHSPYVSFSPHQPPLCMPFYLFPSGAAAAYLPMLEKCWYPGAMPVLYPGIGGSPEKLSSSMVMSSRVGSPVTPPTSMDSPALLQALKQVPPLNLETKD, from the exons ATGGAGAGGATTACCAGTGCCCAGCCTCCACCATGTATGGCCAAACACGCCTCGCTGGATATCGCTGACATGCAAGG AATGGATTTCCCTATGTATGTGTACAAACCCCGGAGGGGAATGAAGCGGAGTGAGGACAGTAAG GATACGTACAAATTGCCTCATCGATTGATCgagaagaaaaggagagacagaaTAAACGAGTGCATCGCGCAGTTGAAGGATTTGCTGCCCGAACACCTCAAACTCACT ACTCTGGGACACTTGGAAAAGGCTGTCGTGTTGGAGCTCACGTTGAAGCATGTGAAAGCACTTAACAACCTGTTGGAGCAGCAGCAACAGAAAATCATTTCCTTGCAAAATGGAATGCAAATCG GTGAGCAGGGCCATGGGCACTCTGAGAACAGTGAGGAAATGTTCCGTTCCGGGTTCCATTTGTGTGCCAAGGAGGTTCTTCAGTTCCTCACCAACCAGGAGAACATGCAAGACTTTTCACCTGCACACATAATCAACCACCTTCAGAAAGTGGCGTCTGATCTCATCCAGAGCCCGCCGAGTCCTCGCCTCGAGGAGCCCACTTCCAAAGTTCAAGAGACCTGGGAAAAACCAGCAGGTCCGCTGCCGAAAGCCGCTGAGGGCCACGCAAAGAATTGCGTGCCCGTCATTCAAAGGACTTATCCCCACAGCAGCGAGCAGAGCGGCAGCGATACAGACACCGACAGCGGCTATGGGGGTGAGCTCGAAAAGCGTGACCCGAAAGCCCAGCGGGCAATCTATTACGGCAAAGACAGCGGAGATCTCAAGTATGGCGGCAGCATTAAAGAGGAGCTTGACGAGCCGCAGGCCAAGCGGCAAAGGTCCGACTCCTCTGAAGACGAGTCTCTTTCAGGGCATGAGGTGGTGGGTGGCCACAGCCCCTACGTGAGCTTTTCTCCACATCAGCCACCTCTTTGCATGCCCTTCTACCTCTTTCCATCCGGCGCAGCCGCTGCATACCTGCCAATGCTGGAGAAGTGTTGGTACCCGGGGGCCATGCCCGTATTGTACCCAGGCATTGGCGGCTCCCCTGAGAAACTCTCCTCATCCATGGTCATGTCTTCAAGAGTGGGCTCTCCTGTCACCCCTCCCACCTCAATGGATTCTCCTGCTCTCCTGCAGGCCCTGAAACAAGTTCCCCCTTTAAACCTGGAAACCAAAGACTGA